Within the Cyanobacteria bacterium GSL.Bin1 genome, the region TATGGTGAGACATAGCGACTAATGTGTGATAAAGCAGATCAGCCACTTCCGACGCGATCGCGCTGGGGTCATCATCTTTACACGCCATCACCACTTCCGCTGCTTCTTCGCCAATTTTCTTGAGCATTTTATTATCGCCCCCCGCCATCAAGTTACAAGTGTAGGAGTCGGGGGTGGGATGATCGCGGCGCTCACAGATAACATCATAAAGCCCAGACAAAGTATCGGCGGGCGGATCCGCTTTACTCCCATCCACTTGATGGAAACAGGATCGTTCACCGGTATGACAAGCAATCTCTCCGAGTTGTTCAACCGTAATTAGAAGCGCATCACTATCGCAGTCGTAGCGCACAGCTTTCACTTTTTGCAAATGCCCAGAGGTTTCTCCTTTGTGCCAT harbors:
- a CDS encoding bifunctional phosphoribosyl-AMP cyclohydrolase/phosphoribosyl-ATP diphosphatase HisIE — encoded protein: MTDFSQAIPVDQIRYNQQGLVPAIVQDYLDGTVLMMAWMSATSLQKTLATGETWFWSRSRQELWHKGETSGHLQKVKAVRYDCDSDALLITVEQLGEIACHTGERSCFHQVDGSKADPPADTLSGLYDVICERRDHPTPDSYTCNLMAGGDNKMLKKIGEEAAEVVMACKDDDPSAIASEVADLLYHTLVAMSHHNVDVKAVYKKLQERKR